One Setaria viridis chromosome 3, Setaria_viridis_v4.0, whole genome shotgun sequence DNA window includes the following coding sequences:
- the LOC117850738 gene encoding metal transporter Nramp6 yields MAAAPAGAGDGASAARAVKEEEEARALLPAPAPAGYGDEEEEEDLEERAYEAAEKVIVCISDGPDLESSGCDDAALCSSSGAAPPFSWRKLWLFTGPGFLMSIAFLDPGNLEGDLQAGAVAGDTLLWLLMWATAMGLLVQLLAARLGVATGRHLAELCRDEYPDWARRALWLMAEVAMVGADIQEVIGSAIAIKILSRGYLPLWAGVVITSLDCFIFLSLENYGVRKLEAVFAFLIATMAIAFAWMFTDTKPNMKDLLVGILVPKLSSRTIRQAVGVVGCVIMPHNVFLHSALVQSRKIDQNKEYQVREALRYYSIESTIALAVSFMINLFVTTVFAKGFYGSKEAGNIGLENAGQYLQEKFGGGFFPILYIWGIGLLAAGQSSTITGTYAGQFIMGGFLNLRLKKWVRALITRSFAIVPTIVVALFFNTSDSALDVLNEWLNVLQSIQIPFALIPLITLVSKEQVMGIFKIGPNTQAVTWTVATLLITINGYLLMDFFSSEIRGPLSGALLCVAVLIYASFVLYLILRGTELSEKIAKGIRNSFS; encoded by the exons atggccgccgcccccgccggcgccggggacggcGCCTCCGCGGCCAGGGCCgtcaaggaggaggaagaggcgcgcgcgctcctccccgcccccgcgccggccggctacggcgatgaggaggaggaggaggacctcgAGGAGCGCGCGTACGAGGCGGCGGAGAAGGTCATCGTGTGCATCTCGGACGGGCCGGACCTGGAGAGCAGCGGCTGCGACGACGCGGCCCTCTGCTCCTCGtccggggcggcgccgcccttcTCGTGGCGGAAGCTCTGGCTCTTCACGGGCCCCGGGTTCCTGATGAGCATCGCGTTCCTGGACCCGGGCAACCTCGAGGGGGACCTCCAGGcgggcgccgtcgccggggacACGCTGCTGTGGCTGCTCATGTGGGCCACCGCCATGGGCCTCCTCGTGCagctcctcgccgcgcgcctcggGGTCGCCACGGGCCGGCACCTCGCCGAGCTCTGCCGGGACGAGTACCCCGACtgggcgcgccgcgcgctctGGCTCATGGCCGAGGTCGCCATGGTGGGGGCTGACATCCAGGAGGTCATCGGAAGCGCCATCGCCATCAAGATCCTCAGCAGAGGGTACCTGCCGCTCTGGGCCGGCGTCGTCATCACCTCCTTGGATTG ctttatttttctttcgctGGAAAACTATGGGGTGAGGAAACTGGAAGCTGTATTTGCATTTTTAATTGCAACTATGGCCATCGCCTTTGCATGGATGTTCACAGACACTAAGCCCAACATGAAAGACTTGCTAGTTG GTATTTTGGTTCCAAAGTTGAGCTCAAGGACAATAAGACAAGCAGTTGGGGTTGTTGGCTGTGTTATCATGCCCCACAATGTGTTTCTTCATTCAGCACTCGTGCAATCGAGGAAAATAGATCAAAATAAGGAATATCAAGTCCGTGAAGCATTGAGATACTATTCAATAGAGTCAACTATAGCATTAGCTGTCTCCTTCATGATAAATCTCTTTGTCACAACAGTTTTTGCAAAAGGATTCTATGGCAGTAAGGAAGCTGGTAATATTGGCCTTGAAAATGCTGGACAGTATCTACAAGAGAAGTTTGGTGGAGGATTTTTTCCTATCCTCTACATTTGGGGGATTGGGCTATTAGCAGCTGGGCAGAGTAGTACAATAACAGGAACTTATGCCGGGCAGTTTATAATGGGCGGATTTCTTAATTTGAGGTTAAAAAAATGGGTCAGGGCATTGATCACCAGAAGCTTTGCAATTGTGCCCACTATAGTTGTTGCTTTGTTCTTCAACACATCTGATTCTGCACTGGATGTTTTAAATGAGTGGCTCAATGTGCTCCAATCAATTCAGATTCCTTTTGCACTCATTCCACTCATAACCTTGGTTTCGAAGGAGCAAGTTATGGGAATCTTCAAAATAGGCCCTAATACCCAA GCTGTAACCTGGACTGTGGCCACACTACTGATCACTATCAACGGCTACCTCTTGATGGATTTCTTCTCTTCTGAAATTCGAGGCCCATTATCCGGCGCACTCCTCTGCGTGGCAGTCCTCATTTATGCTTCATTTGTACTGTACCTCATCCTTCGGGGCACGGAGCTGTCGGAGAAGATTGCCAAAGGGATTCGCAACAGTTTTTCATGA